In Candidatus Cloacimonadota bacterium, the genomic window GGAGTGGTGGTTAGAAGTGTTGTTATTCGTGATCTTCCTTTTTCCATATCGCAACCATCACCAACCAAAACCAAGCCGGCTTCAATAGAATTTATTTTATGAGTCCCCATGTGCCCGATGATTCCCTCCAAAACAATAGACTTCATTATCGTTTTCATTTTGAGATCATTCGGATAAATTGTTTGCATAAGCCTTTCTACAATGGGTTCTGCGATGATTGCTCCGAGTAATTCATGCACATCTCGTGAGGTTGACATCCCGATATCGTGGAGTAGTGTAGAAATAATGACTGCGATTTTACTGTCTTTCAAGCCACCCAATTTTTCTTTTTCCAAATTCATTTTGATTCCGGAGTTGTGAAGCAGATCAAACATAATGATGGCGTTCAGAGCCGCTTTGGACATGTGAACCGGTCCGTGATCATTGTATCCGAGCCTTTTTATGGAAACCACGTTTGCATAATCCTGATAGGCTTGTATCTCCTCATCCGCAAAAATCATTTCCGCTACTT contains:
- a CDS encoding phosphohydrolase; its protein translation is MKKSRIQIKIEKKILSLLANQPKEVAEMIFADEEIQAYQDYANVVSIKRLGYNDHGPVHMSKAALNAIIMFDLLHNSGIKMNLEKEKLGGLKDSKIAVIISTLLHDIGMSTSRDVHELLGAIIAEPIVERLMQTIYPNDLKMKTIMKSIVLEGIIGHMGTHKINSIEAGLVLVGDGCDMEKGRSRITTLLTTTPRIGDIHKYSANSIDHVRISQGDKKPIKITVEMSQSVGFFQIEEVLYPKIASSPIKPYIELYGDVKNKKTLQYL